In Thermococcus sp. MV5, the genomic window TGAGTTGATTCCTTCTAAATACACCTGTGAAGGGATAGATGTAAGCCCCCCACTACATCTTGAAGGGCTTAGTGATAAGGCAGTAAGCATCGCAATAATAGTGGATGATCCTGATGCTCCTATAGGAACTTTCACCCACTGGGTTGCTTGGAATATTCCTCCTGTTGCGGAAATCCCAGAGGGCGTTCCAAAGGAAAGGGTAGTCGAATCTCCGATAAAAGCTTTCCAAGGTAAGAATGATTTTGGAAGAATTGGATACAATGGCCCATGCCCTCCGAGGGGTCATGGGGTGCACCACTACCACTTCAAGATTTATGTACTCGATACAACTCTTGACTTAAAGCCTGGTGCTACAAAGAAGGAGTTGGAGAAGGCCATTCAGGGCCATGTCATTCAGTTTGGAGAACTTGTTGGGCTTTATGAAAGACATTGACTTCATCCTTTGGGGCGAGGCTTGAAAAAGGAAAAGTCACGTATAACGGAGTTTAACATATAGATTAATTCCACTTTGAAACGCTGCAAGTGAATTCAGCGTTAAAAACACAAGGTCACCAATTAAATATGAGTATATTGTTAGCAATGTAGAAGCGGTGACATATATTATAATAAACTCCAAATTTAGTGGGCATTTTTTGTTTTTTATTGTCTCCAGTGTTTGGGGAATCCAAGAGCTCACAAGAAGAAGCATTCCTATTAGCCCCACTGCTTCTTTCATTTTATCACCTCTCTCTGCTTTTTGCCTCTCAAAGCTTGAGCCCGTTATTAAAAAGTCTTGTGAACTATTTTGGTTATATTTTGATGGAAAGAAAAGTAGAAATAATCAGAAAAATGTTAACCTCTCTTTAGTTCTGCAGCGAGTTTTGAAGTTGCCCATGTCTTTACGTCATCATCGAGAATATCGTTAATTATCTTAAATGCCTCATGTATTTTTCCCTCTCTTGCTAGGGCCAATCCAACTTCTGCCTGGATTTTTGATCTATTAGAAACATCTTTTATAAATTCAGCTATTCTTAAGGCTTCATCAAACCTTTTGAGTGCTAAGAACTCAAAAGCGAGACTCATAAGGGCCTTTGTCACGTTTTCGTAATTTTCTATCTCCATTATTGCTTCTATCGTTTTTTCGAGGGCTTCTTTATAATCCATTCTTTGTTTGGCCATCTCAACCGTTACCATGGAAAGTGACTTTGCTCTTATCCCCTTATCTGGGATTGATTGGGCTATTTCGAAGGCATTAGCGAAATCCCCACGAGTTATGAGTTTTGAAACAGTTTCATAAAGGGCCCGTGATTGATACCACTCTTGCATATGAACACCACATAAGTTTTGTATTTGAAAGATTTAAGTTTTCCTACATTCCAATGATTACGTATATTCCTAAGGCTATCAAAATAGTTCCTGCTATCATCGAAAGTTCTCTTGATCTCTGTACAATTCTTTGAGAAATTGATTTACTTTCTGTTATACTCCCTACAGTGAAGAGTATTATCAGCAAAGGCAGAATAAAGATGATGTTGTATAGGGCCAAGAGTATCAATGTTAATGTTTTTCCAACTTTGGAGATTAAGATGGCATAGGCTAAATACGTACCAGAAGAGCAGGGTAAAAGCGTGAATGAAATTATAGCTCCTAATGAAAAGGCCCCAAAAATCGTCGCTTCTTTTCTGAATATATTTCGTCTTGCTTCTTTTTTTCCAACAATTCTGCTCTTTTCTAAGTACCCTGTTGCAAATGTATAAGCTCCGAAGATTATTGATATTACCCCAGCAACCCATACTGGAATTGTTTTGGTTAATATTACTAGACCGACTCCGAGTATATAGTAAGAGATGTAAATTGCACTCACGAAGGCCATTCCAACAGCATAAATTCTTCTTTTAGTGATGTTCTCTTTTAGGGACAATGCTATGAGCAACATTGTGTAGATGACAAATGTACATGGGTTTATTGAATCTGCCCCCGCAAGTCCTAAAAGCGGATAAATTAAGTCTTTCAGCCCGAGAAAGGTTAGGATCCCTGCCGTTAATCCGAGGGAAGAGAAGATAATTGAAAGCAAAACTTTGATTTCAGATCTCACTCGGCTCACCATTGGTGAAAACGTATTCAAGCTTATTAATGATTTCGGTGTTGTTTTCTGGGATCAAATAAACCTTGTCAGTTATAAAGAGGACACCCTTTGCTTTTTTTGCTTCCCCCACGAAGTCATCGGCATAATCGAGTGGGAACTCTCCATTGATTATTGCATAGAGCTTTCCATCATAGAATATTCCTATTACGGGGACTCCGGTCACGCCGAGTATTCGGTAGAGCTGCTCGAACATCTTGCCATTGTACTCGTTTCCTTGTATTTCATAGTAAGTTAGGGAGTTTTCTCCGAAGAATTTTGGGAGTTCTTCTTTCATCTTTTTACAATGGGGGCACGTGGCCAACCCATACATGTAAAAATGGAACTTTGATTTATCAAGGGTGAAGGTGTTAGAATCCGTTGAGGTTGTAGATTCTGTGGTGCTCTGGGAGGTATTTTCTCCACCAATGCACCCACTTGCAACAACAGCAATTATGAGAAGTGCAAGAATCCTTACGACAATTTTTTTCATTAAGTACCACCTTATGCAAGGGTATGCTTTATGGGTTATAAATGTTTAGGAATGTAGGTTTTTTGGCACGTATCTTTTTAAGAACTTTTAAATTATGTTTGTGGTGGTGAGAGCATGACTGGCGTAGAAAAGGCCCTTCAGACTTTTTATTCCATGAAGCTGAGTGATATCATGCCACCAATAATCTCAATGCCAATTGTTACTTTGGATTCACCCATCGTTAACGTGCTTAAACTACTTAGAACAAGGCATCACGTTTGGGTTGTGAGTGATAGAGAAAGCATGAAACTTGAAGGTGTAATAAGATATCTTGACGTTATGTGCATTCTTTTACCCCCAGAGGCCACCAAGGCGAGACTTGGGAATATAAGTGGGATCTTCAAGTCGATTTTGAGTGGGGCAGAAAAGGCTGCGGATATCATGGAGCGTAATATAATGACAATAAACGAAGAGTCTACAGTGCTGGATGCTTTAACAAAAATGAGGCGCTATAAAGTTCAGATCTTAGCAATTGTTGATGAGAATAATACTTTAAAAGGCGAGATAAGCCTAAGGTTGCTCATTGACGAATTTTTAAGGCTGATCAAAGTGGGTGGTGTCCAATGGACGCAACATGGCTCCTCTTCACCTTGGGAGTAGCCTTGGTTTTTAGCAAATTAGGCGATCATATAATGGAGCGTTTTGAGCTCCCTGGTGTTTTGGGAGAAATACTTATGGGTATGATTCTCGGAAATCTGATTTATTTCGGGCTTATTAGCCCAGAATATTTAACTTTACATTCAAATGAAACTTTTGAGTTTTTAGCTAGGCTTGGGATAATATTCCTTCTTTTCCTAGGTGGTCTTGATACTGATGTTGAAATGCTTAAAAAGACGGGTGCAGTCGCAACAGTTTCTACCCTCTTAGGGGTTTTTGTACCTTTGATTCTTGGGTACTCTGGACTTAAACTTATGGGATATCCCTCTAGAGAGGCCTTTGCTGGTGGAGTTCTTTTAACTGCCACGAGCATAGGGATTACCGTTAGGGTTATGATGGATCTTGGAGTTTTAAGAAGTGAAGTTGGTGCTGCTTCTTTAAGTGCAAGTGTTATGGATGATTTTTTGGGTATAGCACTTATCATATTTGCAGTTGGTACTGGGAGTATTTTGGGCTTAATTAGTAAAATGGCGGTGTTTTTTATAATCACAGGTTTAGTGGCCTGGTACAGCATAGATAAATATCTCCGCTTTGTGGAATGGCTTCATGTGGAAAAAGGCATTCTTGGAATGGTTCTTGCTTTGATGTTCCTGTTTTCTGCTTTGGCTGAACACTGGTTTGATGCTGCTATTGAGGGGGCTTTCATGGCAGGCCTTGTCCTTTCAAGACTTCCTGAGGGTAAGAGGATAATGGAAGATGTGAGAGCTATTGGTTATGGTTTTTTGGTCCCTGTTTTCTTTGTTTACACTGGAGCAATGCTTGATTTGAGGGTTTTTACAAGTTTTGATGCTATATCTTTAGCTGGGGTTTTAACCATCATAGCAGTGGTTGGAAAAGTACTTGGTAGGGGTGTTGGTGCAGTTATAATGGGTTGGAGCACTAAAAAGGCCCTTCAAATGGGGATAGGCTCAATTCCAAGGACTGAAGTGGCTTTGGTCGATCTTATGGTGGCTATTCATGGTGGAGCAATTCCAGAAAGCGATGCTCCAAAGTTTATAGCGGCCACTTTGATTTTCATTACAATATCTGTATTGATAACACCCCCGCTCCTTAAATGGGCTTTTAAGGAAGAAGTTGAAGCCATGAAACAAGGGAAGGCCCAAAAGAGGGTTGAGGCTGTCAAAGAAACAAAGAAGCGGATACATGCCTTGAAGAGACCACGAAAAAACCGTTAAAAGACCCTTGCATATCCCCATTTTTTAACACTTGTTAGTATTGAGGTTTCAGTACTTTTTATTCCTTTCACTTTTCCTAACTTTTCTATGAGGAAGTTCTCTAGCTCTTGAAGATCTCTCACAGTTACTTGCATTAAAATATCATGAGCTCCAGTTGCTATTCCTAATACGTCCACTTCTGGGAGTTTGGATAATTCTTCTACGGCCCTCTTGATTTTGCTTGGCTCAACGTCCACTGCTATAAACGCCACTATTGTATAACCAGCCTTAAAAGGGTTTATAAGGGCGGCAAATTTTCTTATTACTCCCTCTTCCATGAGCCTTTTTACTCTTAACCTCACTGTGGATTCTGGAACTCCAGTTCTTCTTGCTACCTCTGAATAACTCATTCTTCCGTTCTCTTGGAGGAACCTTAAAATCATCTTGTCAATATTATCAAGTGCCACCTTTATCACCAATTAGCATTTTGTTTAAATATTGTATTGTTGGTTTTTAAATATATTCTAATCTTTTTGTCAGATTAAGCAGAAATTAACCGAAACTTCTATTAATTTCAAACACATATATCAAACGGTGAAAATATGAAAAAAGAAGAGGTAATCGAACGGTATGCTAGGATCTTTCCAAAAGCCTCTCGCGTTACTTATGCTCCAATAGTTGGGGTTAGGGCCAATAATGCGAGAGTTTGGGATATAGAGGGGAGAGAATACATAGATTTTCTAAGTGATGCTGCTGTTCAGAATGTCGGGCATAACAACGAAAGGGTTGTGAGGGCAATAAAGGAACAAGCGGAAAAGCTTATTCACTTCACCTTTATTTATGGCTTTACCTTAGAACCACTTCTTTTAGCTGAAAAGCTCGCTGAAATTTCACCTGTAGAAAATCCAAAAGTGTCCCTTGGTTTGAGTGGAAGTGATGCCAATGATGGGGCAATAAAATTTGTTCGGGCATATACAAAGAGAAGGATTATCCTGAGCTATCTCAAAAGTTATTATGGCTGTACTTATGGTGCATCGAGCATTACTGGTTTAGATTTTCACGTTAGGGCCTTGGTTGGAGAGCTTAGTGATGTTCATTACATCCCTTATCCCGATTGTTACAGGTGTCCTTTTGGTAAAGAAAGGAGCTCTTGTAAGATGGAGTGTGTTGAGTACATTAAAGCTAAATTTGAAGGAGAGGTTTATGCAGATGGGGTTGCAGCACTTTTTGCCGAACCAATTCAAGGAGATGCTGGGATGGTCGTGCCACCCACAAACTACTTTAAAAGAATCAAGAAAATCTTGGATGAGCATGGTATTCTTCTAGTCGTTGATGAAGTGCAGAGTGGGCTTGGGAGAACTGGGAAGTGGTTTGCAATAGAGCATTTTGGAGTTGAGCCAGATATATTAACAGTAGCCAAACCTTTGGGTGGGGGTTTACCTGTAAGTGCTGTTATTGGAAAAGCTGAGATTATGGATTCTCTTCCTCCTTTAGGGCACACCTTTACGTTGAGTGGAAATCCACTTATAAGCAGGGCAGCACTTGCTGTTATAGAGGAGATAGAAGAGAAGGATCTGCTTAGACGTACCGAAAAGCTTGGGGATTACATCATGAGAAGACTTAACAAGATGAAAGAAGAGCACCAGTTGATTGGGGATGTTAGAGGTAAGGGGTTGATGATAGGAATCGATCTGGTAAAGAACAAGGAGACCAAAGAAAGGGCCTATGATGAGGCTAAAAAGGTCGTATGGAGGGCCTATGAACTTGGTTTAATTATTGCCTTTCTCCAGGGAAATGTGTTGAGGATCCAACCCCCACTTACAATTGAGGAAGAAATCCTCGAAGAGGGCCTCAACAGGCTTGAACAGGCAATAAGTGATGTTGAAGAGGGTAGGGTTGGAAATAAGGCTCTTAAAGAGGTTCAGGGTTGGTAGATTTTTCTCTTCTTTCTTGCTCATCTCTGTTCATTAGGCCTCTTTTTGCGTCCCAAAATTTTATAAAGCAAACTTCGTTCGGCGAGAGTATCGTGGTGGTTGAAAAATGAGGAAAAAGGTAAACGCAACAATGCAGGCTAGAAAAGCTTCATTGCTTAATCCAAACTCCAAAATGCCTAGGTGGTTTTACTCTTTCATTCCGTTTAAGGTGGCTACGGGTGGATCTTCTCAAATTATTTCCCTTTATGCACTCCAGCTTGGTGCTGAGGCAGGTGAAATAGGTCTGTTAACTTCTCTGTCAGCATTTGCATCAACGTTAGGGACAGTTTTCTGGGGTAAATTGAGTGATAAGCT contains:
- a CDS encoding YbhB/YbcL family Raf kinase inhibitor-like protein; amino-acid sequence: MKTLGCLIVLFVFAVGCLGGGEKVSLKVSSVFGENELIPSKYTCEGIDVSPPLHLEGLSDKAVSIAIIVDDPDAPIGTFTHWVAWNIPPVAEIPEGVPKERVVESPIKAFQGKNDFGRIGYNGPCPPRGHGVHHYHFKIYVLDTTLDLKPGATKKELEKAIQGHVIQFGELVGLYERH
- a CDS encoding lipid-A-disaccharide synthase N-terminal domain-containing protein, with protein sequence MKEAVGLIGMLLLVSSWIPQTLETIKNKKCPLNLEFIIIYVTASTLLTIYSYLIGDLVFLTLNSLAAFQSGINLYVKLRYT
- a CDS encoding cytochrome c biogenesis protein CcdA; amino-acid sequence: MRSEIKVLLSIIFSSLGLTAGILTFLGLKDLIYPLLGLAGADSINPCTFVIYTMLLIALSLKENITKRRIYAVGMAFVSAIYISYYILGVGLVILTKTIPVWVAGVISIIFGAYTFATGYLEKSRIVGKKEARRNIFRKEATIFGAFSLGAIISFTLLPCSSGTYLAYAILISKVGKTLTLILLALYNIIFILPLLIILFTVGSITESKSISQRIVQRSRELSMIAGTILIALGIYVIIGM
- a CDS encoding glutaredoxin; protein product: MKKIVVRILALLIIAVVASGCIGGENTSQSTTESTTSTDSNTFTLDKSKFHFYMYGLATCPHCKKMKEELPKFFGENSLTYYEIQGNEYNGKMFEQLYRILGVTGVPVIGIFYDGKLYAIINGEFPLDYADDFVGEAKKAKGVLFITDKVYLIPENNTEIINKLEYVFTNGEPSEI
- a CDS encoding CBS domain-containing protein, whose amino-acid sequence is MTGVEKALQTFYSMKLSDIMPPIISMPIVTLDSPIVNVLKLLRTRHHVWVVSDRESMKLEGVIRYLDVMCILLPPEATKARLGNISGIFKSILSGAEKAADIMERNIMTINEESTVLDALTKMRRYKVQILAIVDENNTLKGEISLRLLIDEFLRLIKVGGVQWTQHGSSSPWE
- a CDS encoding cation:proton antiporter, with the protein product MDATWLLFTLGVALVFSKLGDHIMERFELPGVLGEILMGMILGNLIYFGLISPEYLTLHSNETFEFLARLGIIFLLFLGGLDTDVEMLKKTGAVATVSTLLGVFVPLILGYSGLKLMGYPSREAFAGGVLLTATSIGITVRVMMDLGVLRSEVGAASLSASVMDDFLGIALIIFAVGTGSILGLISKMAVFFIITGLVAWYSIDKYLRFVEWLHVEKGILGMVLALMFLFSALAEHWFDAAIEGAFMAGLVLSRLPEGKRIMEDVRAIGYGFLVPVFFVYTGAMLDLRVFTSFDAISLAGVLTIIAVVGKVLGRGVGAVIMGWSTKKALQMGIGSIPRTEVALVDLMVAIHGGAIPESDAPKFIAATLIFITISVLITPPLLKWAFKEEVEAMKQGKAQKRVEAVKETKKRIHALKRPRKNR
- a CDS encoding Lrp/AsnC family transcriptional regulator, encoding MALDNIDKMILRFLQENGRMSYSEVARRTGVPESTVRLRVKRLMEEGVIRKFAALINPFKAGYTIVAFIAVDVEPSKIKRAVEELSKLPEVDVLGIATGAHDILMQVTVRDLQELENFLIEKLGKVKGIKSTETSILTSVKKWGYARVF
- a CDS encoding leucine/methionine racemase, with protein sequence MKKEEVIERYARIFPKASRVTYAPIVGVRANNARVWDIEGREYIDFLSDAAVQNVGHNNERVVRAIKEQAEKLIHFTFIYGFTLEPLLLAEKLAEISPVENPKVSLGLSGSDANDGAIKFVRAYTKRRIILSYLKSYYGCTYGASSITGLDFHVRALVGELSDVHYIPYPDCYRCPFGKERSSCKMECVEYIKAKFEGEVYADGVAALFAEPIQGDAGMVVPPTNYFKRIKKILDEHGILLVVDEVQSGLGRTGKWFAIEHFGVEPDILTVAKPLGGGLPVSAVIGKAEIMDSLPPLGHTFTLSGNPLISRAALAVIEEIEEKDLLRRTEKLGDYIMRRLNKMKEEHQLIGDVRGKGLMIGIDLVKNKETKERAYDEAKKVVWRAYELGLIIAFLQGNVLRIQPPLTIEEEILEEGLNRLEQAISDVEEGRVGNKALKEVQGW